Genomic window (Gadus morhua chromosome 3, gadMor3.0, whole genome shotgun sequence):
ggtgaaaagccttaagcacaatatccctcgaccgaaaataactattaatgttcttcgggaggaacgcaggattaggtctgcgcaacgcgaaggagctgtcctcgtttagcaacaagcaactcgggctgacagacagagcggttagctcaccggcccgcttggcagaaaccaaggccaacaagagtgccgtcttaaatgacaaggCATCCAagggggcctgagaaagaggctcaaaaggatccctggacaatccgcgcaacacagtggggagatcccagcgtggtgtaagcacgcgtgaaacaggcctaacccgtctagccccacgcaagaatctcttgaccagtggatggctgaagatcggtccaccatcacagcctgcatggccagccgaaacggctgccgcatagaccttgatagtggagaaggccaaacctttttccaataagttttgcagaaacgaaagcacgcttcccacctcgcattgagatgggacagcgtggttcttCTCACACCAATTAAAGAAGGcacaccacttcgccgcatggAGGGACGAAGTAGAAAGGCGCACGAgcgctctgaatagtgttgataaccgtctcaggcaaacctttgccctgcaggatcaacctctcaggagccaaaccaacagccgtcccgagacatcgggcgggtggtgcaccgtcccgtgggccggtgaaagcgcatccggcctgaacggatctggccacggcgctgaccgtgagagcgcggccagctctggaaaccacagagctgaacggttctccggggccactaatatcagggacagaccctcctgtctgacccgttccagaagaggaaggatcagctggagcgggggaaacgcatacaagagagcgcgcggccaaggtgtgtgtgccaacgcatctacccccaacgggggaagatcccgagggctgagggagaaccaccacctgcagtgcgtgttctccctggacgcgaagaggtccacctgcgctgtcccgaacctctgccagatcagtctgacaatgtcgggatgtaaccgccactcgtctcggcggggaccgcctcgagacatgaggtccgccccaaagttctgggcgcccgcgatatgcagggctctcagactgaggcgatactgatgagcccatagccagagctcgaccgcctttcggtggagagcaggggagcggactcccccctgtctgttgatgtacgccgccgccgacacgctgtctgtcctgatcagaacgtggcggccgcgcaccaggtgaaagaaatgcaacagcactttcctcacagcgtcgagctccaacacatttatgtgtgctgtagggggcgtgcgccactgtgctgtagggggcgtgtgcctccccaacccgtcaacgaggcgtccgtgaagaccactacgtaggacgccaccaggggaacacccttgagaagggcggggggtcctttccaatattccaggtctggcgacaccgaacgggggacgaggagcaccctgagcttgtgtcgcctggggtccaaccgttggcgaaataaaccaccgctggagtctgcgcataaaaagcagacccagggggaccacggggtgggcagctgccatcagccccaacaggcgcatggtggacagtgcggtcacgtttctgcgacgtgaaaacgggagagcgccgacaggatggcgtctcgccgaggaggcgaaagcatcgcagtcatggtggctgagtctaggcaaagccccaagtagactgtctgccggctggggagcggggagctcttctcccagttgatggcaaaacccaggaaagagagatggtttacaaccaacatggtgtcccttctcgcggtctcttctgagttgctcagaataagcagattgtctaggtagaagagaatcctcttcccctgacgcctgagcggttccaacgccgtctccacacacttcgagaaggtgcgcggagccagggaatagccgaacggcagacactggtactcgtactccatccccataaaggcaaagcggagaaacttcctctgcacctgccgaacagggacgtggaagtaagcatccttgagatccagggatgtgaaccaatcgccctctctcacacaccggaacaatgctccgaccgtgagcattctgaacttcctcgtggcaacgaatctgttccagaataggtctcatttcccctgacttcttggaaaccaggaagtagcgggaataaaaacctaggtgagactcgtgggggggaacgacagtgatggccccctttaccaagagacgtgccacctctgctgccagagccgtgctcgcagccgggtcccgtagcgtggtctccaccaaccccataaagggtgggggacgacgcttgaactgtatgggatggccccatctcaacgtggtgtccaaccacgatggcggaacgcaccgctcttgccaacacgcatagcagttggagagagggcgagccgacagctgaggaagaccgtccaggaataaaccatattcctctgcccctaccgcctccacactgcgtgtgaaccaaggggggcttcccacgaaagggaggaggctcagcgagcgtaggagacgtaccagaaccagccgctgtaaaaacaacgagctgtctagacgttgcGCTCGTGACCGCGCgcggacccgtctcctcacctacaatgtggggaaccaggggaCCGGTACGAGCGGCCGcatccacgggctcgtgcaacgagtctctgatccgtccacgaggctccaagtatcgccgcttcttagaagcaggtgaaccagaggccatgtgaacacgccgtccgaccgccaccctacagccaccgggctgagggggggaaagaggcaacatggaggaacgcgccacaagcgtaggacgcaggtggcctaaggaatatcgctctttgggtaccatgtactgccgttcagTCGAACGGTCTttaattttttctttattaGGGAAGGAAAAAGTCTGAGCCAgcttccggaacttcccggtccgtggcgctgctccaCCTGtccgcggtggcggcggccgcggctgctgctgctgctgctgcggcaccggggctggagtcggaggcggtcccctggaacgctgggcccggcctggaccccgcttcctcccggcctgctggtgggaggagcccgtgagaatcgccccgaaccgggaacgattctcacggacagactgctggtgcgcgagaacCTCGGAGAACcagggaccaaataggccatccggcgctagtggaccctggaccaggctggcccgctcccgttccggcaccgcagtgtgggagagccatatgattCGCTGAATCATAGttgcccacgccatatgccggccggccgaaacggctatcggctggcatagctggaggatggcgctggaaaagcgggaaaccgccagccatcttgcggcttcctccgggccgtaggcctcccggtcagccgacaaggagaccatggcggaggagagcatggcgatgttgttgaccgccgccgcagattgagaggcacaaacgaacaccctgtccgttaggccgacaatctgtttctggaggcggtcggggggcagcggcttttcgttagggcgccatccggcgcccggacagagaagcgctgccaggggaggcatccctcgcctgagtatcggcccacccttccacgttggtgaaatccgtgtaggactTCACCAGGGCCTTCAGTGtagaagggtccccaccggcagcactaaaaaagtgctgcacaggcgggaacaaggggcactgggtaacccgtcGGGAAGacgatggggtgcgaaagcactcgccctgcatatcatcCGAtatgggggcgagaggcggggccggcataggaattcctttgatggccgccgcctcacccatgatctccccgaagagatcggccatccggcgcggTCTCTCTCGTTCCACGGCGGTGGCGGTTGAAACCCGGGAGTGGGAAacaccggacgccgagtcgtcGAAGACGTCGTCTATTGAGACAGCGTCGTCGTCGGCGTCGATGACGCCATCGTGGTAGTCCGGGCTGGCCCTGAACAGGTCAATGGCGTCAGCcaggtccaccgcaggggagaaGTAGAtgtgcctggagaggatcccttCTTCAGACAGCTCCCGGCATGAGACACAGGAGACAGAgggcgccatagcagccgctgcgtggtcggcgccgaggcaccgaaaACACGCCacgtgcccgtcacccggtgccagggaggcgggacaggaggcgcaaaGGAGTCCTGAGAAGGACCTAGCCCCAGGAGCGCtttcaggtggccctgaaaagggccgtttgtccgaggcCTCTCccgggccgctgccaccggcttgggagatccgttgTTCCGTTGAAGACATCTTCTTTTAGGTAGTTCTCTAATCTGCTGacaagcacaagtgctgaaagaaaagggaggatgagcgacggtatgcACCGTGCTatatacacgataccgtgggaaatgtgggcggtgcccacgctgataggtgcatagtttgaattttcagcgcgcttgggacaagcccataaggcgaagcctagacggcgtagcctacatgaaatagaacgagcactagctgttcggctcgcctttgaaaaaacggacgCTCAAGCGCGCTtttttggaatgtctgtattcatgacgtcaccaagaatctcagctcctccccttactctgcctggcccgcccagagacgttggcccgccaatgagactcgaccgtgcgagcgccacgtgtgtgtgtgtgtgtgtgtgtgtgtgtgtgtgtgtgtgtgtgtgtgtgtgtgtgtgtgtgtgtgtgtgtgtgtgtgtgtgtgtgtgtgtgtgtgtgtgtgtgtgtgtgaatacacacactgtaacgcaagtgtttcttgccggttctttgacgtgtcttgtatttccacaacgagactgttgtgggggttatctgagccatggttgagaaggaattgggggaaaggaactttggctttgactcgctgaagtacatgaactgcgacatgccgccggttgccacgaggcaccatcgcccggcagcgggcagccggcagcgggcagccggcagcaggcagcgagtggttcagtcgacttcaggttgatgtgaaagtggaagaaccagagacgttgcagaacccgacaaagtcgtttgtgattcataatatcgtctggaggcgcacacagcttttggccgtgatgatatgtattaaattatatagatttctatgtattatatgatattatttagatatagagctccaggaatgtaacgcaagtgttgtacacttccttattatttggataaccgttctgcttttggtgttatatggcgcataacacgtcggactctcgtctctggtatttctacaacgagactcgtattgggggttatctcagccatggttgagaaggaattggggaaaggaactttggctttgactcgctgaagtataTGAACTGCGacttgccgccggttgccgcgaggcaccatcgcccggcagcgggcagccggcagcaggcagcgcgcggttcagtcgacttcaggttgatgtgaaagtggaagaaccagagtcgtcgcagaacccgacaaagtcgtttgtgattaataatatcgtctggatgcgcacacagcttttggccgtgataatgtgtattaaatgatacagatttctatgtattatatgatattatttagatatagagctccaggactgtaacgcaagtgttgtacacttcctcgtcggactctcgtctctggtatttctacaacgagactcgtattgggggttatctcagccaaggttgaaaatgaattgggggaaggaactttggctttgactccctcaaacacatgaaccacgacatggaggagaaagggattgttggcggcgaatgtctcccgcttgagccccgctgagggaccaccgccggaggcggaggttccTATgaccggcaacgatccctttctcctccttgtcgcggttcagtctacttcactttgatgaggacgttgaagaaccaggaacgtcggagaacccaacgaggtcgtttgagattcataatatcggctcacacagcttttggccgtgataatatatattatatgatatatctatgtaggctatatgataatatttagatatagagctccaggactcccgtgtgttctagaatatttacagaacacggctaaaggctgtgtgcgcctcaccattgcgatacatccactgtaaacagagcgcatggtaccgtggctgcaagctgctctgggccacacccccaccctcctccttgacccgcctcgctcctcctcatttgcattatagctacagacaccaaaacagcgcatttgggggaagctcaatgtgcgactggctcggagtggctgtaactctgcaccacagctgaatttcgggaacgtctttgaatactgtgttagttgcccactaatacctatattaaagaatacataaaatagcatgtcatgggacctttaagcttgctggtagttctaccaggaggactcaaatcacgcgcagctggccgccaatcaccaatcaccaactaccaatcacctgcccgcacctgctctataaagagtagtctaacatatgttccttcctgctcaggtcttcgttcgatgcacctccatccaccccaccaccaccaggtctgcctcagtctacttgtccaggggaaggctctGCCCCTGCTattcctggcaggatacgccgagtccgcacgtcatcctggatcagtgacggggctcatgccaaagatttaccatgcaaaatattctcaTGCCgtcatttaaataaatcctgttgatacttatcggtgatcgaatCTTTATGGGAGAACTGGTTGCCTGACATCGACAAGGATCTTGTTCCACCTTTGCGGTGCCAAAAACTGTGCCAGTTAAACTGTTAACTGGCAGACAACTTGTCTTAACTTCACTCTACTTTTCTCACCGAACATCTCTGGTGTCATCACTGCAGTGTTGTGTGGGCAGAGGGGCGTGGTTAGGGTCGGCTATAAGAGAAGACTCACAAAGAGCTCTCTACAGTGAGGTCAGATCCATACTGACGATTCCATTAGTTCCTGGAAAGGGAAGAAAGACCAGAGCGGAGCAACCAGCACAGGTAAGGAGGATCCAGGGTGGTCTAACCGGGATCTATGGGATTTTGATTTCTGGGTAATCCCGACGGTATTTCTCACTAGTTTCTGAATTTCTATGAACTAAAGAATCAATCAATTAATGGAGAAAATAATCTGCAGAATAATCCGTAAGGAAAATAATCGTTGCCGTTTGAAACAAAATAGTTCAGAATGAACTCCGCCTCAACCAACTACAGTAAAATCCTGCATTTAAATTACTGTAATTCTTGCTTGCGTTTTTTTGCAGCGATACAGAGGCAGGTGCAGTCAACTCCAACTAGACAACAATAACAGCTCTTACATCGTACCACTTAAAGGGGAACAGTCATGCTTGCTGGCTTCTAATATAAGTAAATTCTGCTTCATATGATGCCCGTAGCCAGCTCTGAGGTCACCGAGGTCCAGAACCGTGGATTTATTTTTAGAGCAAGTAATTAAACTGGATGGCCTACCTGTCCGTCTACCTACCTCAGAGTGCACTCAATGCGCATGACCGGAATCAACCCACACATTACTAATCCCCATTAGCTATATTGTACCCTCAAGCAGGTCGGGAATTTCGTGTTTTTAGGGGCAAGGCCACTTGGGCTGCAGCGGGGCAATTTTGTAGGGCACAAAAGGCCACATGCCGGGGCAGCAAGGCCATACGTTAAATAACATGATTTAGATTTCACTTGGTTGCGATGTTAAAAGTTTGtgagtgcttgcgtgtgtttgtatgtgggacTCAGTCACAGTGAGTCAGAGGCTGCGAGCGCACAGCTCTGGCTGGCTGGACAGCGtagcaaggaacttttataaacacaATATTGTTATCCTGCAGTAATCATCCCCGGCAGCCCCAAAACGTTAACGATCCACCGGAAATTCTCCCGATTgcgacgcacgcacacacacacacacacacacacacacacacacacacacacacacacacacacacacacacacacacacacacacacacacacacacacacactgtgtgtgtgcgcgttattCAATGGCCTGGTAATGTTTATACATgtacggtaatattcatactaTGTGTTAGCATAGGAAATGGTATAGTGCTAACGCCAACCCTTttaatttttgtattttatatataaacACCGCCAGCTTTAGTTGTCCATAATTTTCGCCCTTGGATCTTGTCCTTCGATTTCCTTTTACAGCTCCAAATGTCTTAATCTTTTGTCGAGCATTTGGAGGATTCATGAATATATTGATGCACATTTCTGTTTCAGGTTATTAAACATGGCATCGGCGACTACACTGCACCTCATCGGTGGACGGGGAGGCCATGACTTTGAATTCACTGGCCGTGACAATGGTGCCACCCTCAAGAAGATTGGAGTGGAAGTgggaggcagccagatcaaaGCTGTGCGGGCAGAACTGACCGACGGGCGTGTGCAGACCTTTGGAAAGGGTAACAGTTTCCGTGAGTTTACGTTCAAACCTAACGAGAGCATCACCAAGCTGTCCCTGTGGGGGAACGGTGCCGGAACACGTCTGGGTGGCATCAAGTTCTGGACGAGTTCTGGAAACAAGTTCTTCGAGAAAATGAATGACTGGGGACTGCAGACCGAGTACTCTATCGATGTGGGGTCTGGAGTCTGCCTGGGGTTGGAGGGGAAGGCTGGCTCAGACATCGACGCAATGGGATTCCTCTTCATCAATGCCATCAAGTCGTCTATGCTAACCGACATGACCTATCCCACCCTGGCCCTGTACACACCCAAGGTGAGTGCTGCTATGTGTGGAAGACCTGAGTCTGAATATGGCAGGCTAAGTGGGTCAATACATTTCAATTAACAAGAGTTTCTTTATTAACTCCGAAAAGCAATTGAAAGATAAGGGGTTGACAGTTatgtattttgtttaatttcatTAGGTCAATAAAATAGTGTCAGCACTTAAATCTTTTGAATTTCTCCCCTGGGAGATTAATAAAGTGTTAAAATCTAAATGTTAGACTAAATAAATGAGTTGATATTTTCTGTACTGGTTATTAagtattattttgtgtgttgcctatatgcattttttttttgtgtttgtaggtAAACAAAGAATACATCAAATCTGTGTCTTATCACAACAGCACTACTGAGGCTCAAGAGCATAAATGTGCGTACAGCAGATCTGTGACCAAGTCTACCACCTGGAGCAACACGGTTAAGATTGAGGCCACCATCAGCATGAGTGTTACAGCAGGGATcccggaggtggtggaggtgtctAGTGGGTATAGCGTGACCGCGGGAGCGGAGCGGACCTCCTCAATGACCAACCAAGAGACCATAACCGAATCAGATGAGATCAATGTGACGGTCCCGGCAGGAAAGACCATTTCAGTTGACGTGTCAGTGGGACGAGCAGTCATCGACCTCCCCTACTCAGGCACAGTGAAGATCAGATGCATGAATGGCAGCGAGCTGAACTTCAAATCCACCGGCAACTACAATGGTGTGGCTTTCACTGCAGTGAATGTTAATGCCACTGAGTCTGATAAAGTTATGAA
Coding sequences:
- the LOC115541041 gene encoding aerolysin-like protein, which translates into the protein MASATTLHLIGGRGGHDFEFTGRDNGATLKKIGVEVGGSQIKAVRAELTDGRVQTFGKGNSFREFTFKPNESITKLSLWGNGAGTRLGGIKFWTSSGNKFFEKMNDWGLQTEYSIDVGSGVCLGLEGKAGSDIDAMGFLFINAIKSSMLTDMTYPTLALYTPKVNKEYIKSVSYHNSTTEAQEHKCAYSRSVTKSTTWSNTVKIEATISMSVTAGIPEVVEVSSGYSVTAGAERTSSMTNQETITESDEINVTVPAGKTISVDVSVGRAVIDLPYSGTVKIRCMNGSELNFKSTGNYNGVAFTAVNVNATESDKVMNVE